In the genome of Syntrophorhabdaceae bacterium, one region contains:
- a CDS encoding biotin/lipoyl-containing protein, whose product MATEVTVPMVGKIVGVNVKVGDKVAEDDQIATLEAMKMEMPIVAPVGGIIKEIKIAAGQEVEADTVLAVIE is encoded by the coding sequence ATGGCAACAGAAGTTACCGTTCCGATGGTTGGAAAAATAGTAGGCGTGAATGTGAAGGTGGGGGACAAGGTCGCCGAGGATGACCAGATTGCGACACTGGAAGCCATGAAAATGGAAATGCCTATTGTTGCACCGGTAGGCGGTATTATTAAGGAAATAAAAATTGCAGCCGGACAGGAAGTCGAAGCGGACACTGTTCTTGCTGTTATTGAGTAG
- a CDS encoding acyl-CoA dehydratase activase, whose product MLVAGIDIGSITTEALLLDNEKGVVGYTIFQTGADSRKTAEQALEKAASYPEKKTSDIAYIVATGCGRKRASFAQQAVTEITCIAKGVNHLFPGARTIIDIGGQDTKAIRVDGRGRVIEFEMNDKCAAGTGRFLEVMAKALSVELGDIGDISLKHQKELTISSICTVFAESEVISLVSEGEGLEDILYGIHKAIADRTMGLLNRLGGVEEEIIMAGGVAKNIGVVKALEAALNTRLKIYEEPQIVGALGAAILALEKAA is encoded by the coding sequence ATGCTTGTTGCAGGTATTGATATAGGGTCTATTACGACGGAAGCATTGCTCCTTGACAATGAGAAGGGAGTTGTGGGATACACGATTTTTCAGACGGGCGCAGACTCCAGAAAAACGGCGGAGCAGGCGCTCGAAAAAGCGGCTTCATATCCCGAAAAGAAGACCTCCGACATAGCTTACATCGTAGCCACCGGCTGCGGAAGGAAGAGGGCCTCATTTGCTCAGCAGGCGGTCACGGAAATTACGTGCATTGCCAAAGGCGTGAATCACCTTTTCCCGGGCGCACGGACAATTATCGACATAGGCGGTCAGGACACAAAGGCGATCAGGGTTGATGGACGCGGCCGCGTCATCGAGTTCGAGATGAACGATAAGTGCGCTGCAGGCACGGGAAGGTTCCTGGAAGTAATGGCAAAGGCCCTTAGTGTGGAACTCGGCGACATCGGCGATATTTCCCTGAAACATCAAAAGGAACTCACGATTAGCAGTATTTGTACTGTGTTTGCGGAATCCGAGGTCATCTCGCTCGTAAGCGAGGGAGAGGGGCTCGAGGACATCCTGTACGGGATCCACAAGGCCATTGCGGATAGGACCATGGGACTTCTTAATAGATTAGGAGGCGTTGAAGAGGAGATCATTATGGCCGGAGGCGTGGCGAAAAATATCGGGGTCGTCAAAGCCCTGGAAGCAGCACTCAATACTCGCTTGAAAATCTATGAGGAACCACAGATCGTGGGTGCGCTTGGAGCCGCCATACTGGCTTTGGAGAAAGCGGCTTAA
- a CDS encoding amidohydrolase family protein — translation MDFEIIIDSHTHWGPSATMGIEVATHELQRQQRDSGVTHVVIMPFPSTAIQTNRINDQVLEETARVSNFTPYHYIRENYEDELFDPIPQPYFGGKWHWMRGVQDSASNYRILEDAALAPLCEKIRITGKPVIFEEEFEFTRRFVEMFPRLFFIIPHLGLLGGDSLDFLKAFKKHEHIYFDTALAAEDTILEFVRSVGAERVLFGSDVPFGSMKRELSKILALPLGRDDKERILYKNVRDLAHLTL, via the coding sequence ATGGATTTTGAAATTATCATCGACAGTCATACCCACTGGGGACCTTCAGCCACCATGGGTATCGAGGTGGCTACCCATGAACTTCAGAGGCAGCAGAGGGATTCGGGGGTCACCCATGTCGTGATCATGCCCTTTCCCTCAACCGCCATACAAACGAACCGCATCAATGACCAGGTCCTGGAAGAAACAGCGCGCGTGAGCAATTTCACACCTTATCACTACATACGCGAGAATTACGAAGATGAGCTGTTTGATCCCATCCCTCAGCCCTATTTCGGCGGCAAGTGGCACTGGATGCGAGGCGTCCAGGACTCTGCCTCCAATTACCGCATTCTCGAGGATGCCGCGCTTGCTCCCCTCTGCGAAAAGATACGAATAACCGGTAAACCGGTTATTTTTGAGGAGGAATTCGAATTCACCAGAAGGTTTGTCGAGATGTTTCCACGGCTTTTTTTCATCATTCCCCATCTTGGCCTTCTGGGCGGGGATTCGCTCGATTTTCTTAAGGCCTTTAAGAAGCACGAGCATATATACTTCGACACTGCGCTCGCGGCAGAAGATACTATCCTCGAATTCGTGAGAAGCGTAGGCGCCGAACGGGTGCTTTTCGGTTCCGATGTGCCTTTTGGTTCTATGAAAAGAGAGCTTTCTAAGATTCTCGCACTGCCCCTTGGGCGCGATGATAAAGAGCGTATCCTCTACAAGAATGTGAGAGACCTCGCTCATCTCACCCTGTAG
- a CDS encoding NUDIX hydrolase yields the protein MEKWERRVKTPLVTADTIIRYNRGIVLVERRNEPHGWALPGGFVEMGESVEQAARREAREETSLDVELIEQFHVYSKPGRDTRFHTVTVVFIADAKSGVLKGQDDAKRAEVFLEATLPERIAFDHREIVGDYFTYLKTGKRPSVSAQ from the coding sequence ATGGAAAAATGGGAGAGACGCGTGAAAACACCGCTCGTTACGGCTGACACTATTATACGGTATAATCGGGGAATCGTGCTGGTTGAGAGAAGGAACGAGCCTCACGGATGGGCGTTGCCCGGAGGGTTCGTTGAGATGGGGGAATCGGTGGAGCAGGCGGCACGTCGGGAAGCCAGAGAGGAAACATCTCTTGATGTAGAGCTCATAGAACAGTTTCACGTTTACTCCAAACCCGGCCGAGACACGCGGTTCCATACTGTGACGGTTGTCTTTATCGCGGATGCAAAAAGCGGCGTTCTTAAAGGCCAGGATGATGCGAAACGAGCCGAAGTGTTTTTGGAAGCGACCCTGCCGGAACGTATAGCCTTCGATCACCGGGAGATCGTTGGCGACTATTTCACCTATCTGAAGACCGGCAAGAGACCTTCTGTCAGCGCGCAGTGA